A window from Mixophyes fleayi isolate aMixFle1 chromosome 12, aMixFle1.hap1, whole genome shotgun sequence encodes these proteins:
- the CHRNB2 gene encoding neuronal acetylcholine receptor subunit beta-2, translating into MMGPLFMRLCLLGLLRRSLGTDTEERLVEFLLDPSRYNKLIRPATNGSEQVTVQLMVSLAQLISVHEREQIMTTNVWLTQEWEDYRLTWDPAEFDNMKKVRLPSKHVWLPDVVLYNNADGMYEVSFYSNAVVSHDGSIFWLPPAIYKSACKIEVKHFPFDQQNCTMKFRSWTYDRTEIDLVLKSDVASLDDFTPSGEWDIIALPGRRNENPEDPTYVDITYDFIIRRKPLFYTINLIIPCILITSLAILVFYLPSDCGEKMTLCISVLLALTVFLLLISKIVPPTSLDVPLVGKYLMFTMVLVTFSIVTSVCVLNVHHRSPTTHTMPPWVKVVFLDKLPTFLFMKQPRQNCARQRLRQQRQSQERATGSFFLRDSAKSCTCYVNQATVKKFGGQLPELPEGVNGFRDRQGKVRQCLCGLEEAVDGVRFIADHMKSEDDDQSVSEDWKYVAMVIDRLFLWIFVFVCVFGTIGMFLQPLFQNYTTNTLLQLNHAAPTSN; encoded by the exons ATGATGGGTCCTCTCTTCATGCGGCTGTGTCTGCTGGGGCTCCTGAGAA GAAGCCTGGGCACCGATACAGAGGAGCGCCTGGTGGAGTTCCTGCTAGACCCATCCCGCTACAACAAGCTCATCCGTCCGGCTACCAACGGGTCAGAACAGGTGACCGTCCAGCTCATGGTCTCCTTGGCACAGCTGATCAGTGTG CATGAACGGGAACAGATAATGACTACAAATGTCTGGCTGACTCAG GAATGGGAAGATTACAGACTAACCTGGGACCCGGCCGAGTTTGACAACATGAAGAAAGTGAGGCTACCGTCTAAACATGTCTGGTTGCCGGACGTCGTACTCTACAACAA TGCCGATGGAATGTACGAGGTGTCCTTCTACTCCAATGCCGTCGTCTCCCATGACGGGAGCATCTTCTGGCTACCCCCGGCCATCTACAAGAGCGCCTGTAAAATCGAGGTCAAGCACTTCCCCTTCGACCAGCAGAACTGTACCATGAAGTTCCGCTCGTGGACCTACGACCGAACTGAGATCGATCTCGTGCTGAAGAGCGACGTGGCTAGCTTGGATGACTTCACGCCCAGCGGAGAATGGGATATTATCGCTCTTCCGGGGAGGAGAAATGAGAATCCAGAGGACCCGACCTATGTAGACATCACCTACGACTTCATCATTCGACGCAAGCCTCTCTTCTACACCATCAATCTCATAATCCCGTGTATCCTCATTACATCACTGGCTATCCTTGTCTTCTACCTACCCTCCGACTGTGGGGAGAAGATGACGCTCTGCATTTCGGTACTCTTGGCGCTAACCGTCTTCTTGCTTCTGATATCCAAGATTGTACCACCCACGTCTCTCGATGTGCCACTGGTGGGCAAATACCTGATGTTCACTATGGTGCTTGTGACTTTCTCCATTGTGACCAGCGTATGCGTGTTAAATGTACATCACCGCTCCCCCACCACGCACACCATGCCCCCGTGGGTGAAAGTGGTGTTTCTGGACAAACTGCCCACTTTCCTCTTTATGAAGCAGCCACGGCAGAACTGTGCCCGTCAACGGCTGCGCCAGCAGAGGCAGAGCCAGGAGAGGGCTACGGGAAGCTTCTTTCTCCGAGATAGCGCCAAATCTTGCACCTGCTACGTGAACCAAGCCACCGTGAAAAAATTCGGGGGGCAGCTCCCCGAGTTACCAGAGGGGGTGAACGGTTTCCGGGACAGACAGGGGAAGGTACGACAGTGCCTCTGTGGTCTAGAGGAGGCGGTGGATGGAGTGCGATTCATCGCCGACCACATGAAGAGCGAAGATGACGACCAGAGC GTAAGCGAGGACTGGAAGTACGTCGCCATGGTGATAGACCGCCTCTTCCTGTGGATCTTCGTCTTCGTCTGCGTGTTCGGCACGATCGGCATGTTCCTCCAGCCGCTCTTCCAAAACTACACGACAAACACGTTACTACAGCTGAACCACGCCGCTCCCACCTCCAACTAA
- the TDRD10 gene encoding tudor domain-containing protein 10 isoform X5, whose product MTSLNGRILVLKPFFAPGYDKRPRDRRPGTSQLQDMTSIPVGDGSLRDRAKDMKPKDQIVIRNLPFDVTDELENVLQSEPNNKEITGNSSRKRENKIYVDNLPRDVTKEDLFLLFKSYKPLCVWRPQSSEIRFAILEMCSCEHVIQAVKHLHGSLFKGSCLNVVSLSSKVNGLKQAETVTELPPMPALELVPQPHGEGIQADGTRNLFLIPAEMRGAFLADMLKDCFGDLSWLGHIMNVSGELAILMTNAYGGIPYFWAVLMSKEMYVALTNLCKSLVQMEPQLPYLKKRDVQRGTRCLARCILTEGEEGTWSRCWVVEVVSNLAVVFFLDYGLTDFVPVKTLRPLDEAQHWTTPPLAHPFLLEGLDTSDLMGTVVKGRICGSCSRERHILKFCAILQED is encoded by the exons TTACAGGACATGACGTCTATACCGGTTGGTGACGGCAGTTTGAGGGACCGTGCTAAAG ACATGAAACCTAAAGACCAGATAGTCATCAGAAATCTCCCGTTTGATGTCACTGAC GAGCTGGAGAATGTTCTACAGTCAGAGCCCAACAACAAAGAGATCACCGGCAACTCTTCCC GGAAGCGGGAGAATAAAATCTACGTGGACAACCTCCCAAGAGATGTCACTAAG GAAGACCTTTTTCTGCTGTTTAAAAGCTACAAGCCCCTGTGTGTGTGGAGACCGCAGAGCAGTGAGATACG TTTTGCCATCCTAGAGATGTGCTCCTGTGAGCATGTGATCCAGGCGGTGAAACATCTTCACGGCTCATTATTTAAAGGGTCTTGTCTGAACGTGGTGTCCTTGTCTAGCAAGGTGAATGGACTGAAACAGGCCGAAACGGTTACGGAGCTCCCGCCAATGCCG GCCCTCGAGCTCGTTCCGCAGCCTCAcggag AAGGAATCCAGGCGGATGGAACCAGGAACTTGTTCCTAATTCCTGCAGAGATGAG AGGAGCTTTCCTCGCCGATATGCTCAAAGACTGCTTCGGCGACTTGAGCTGGCTGGGACACATCATGAATGTAAGCGGAGAATTGGCAATACTCATGACCAATGCCTACGGGGGTATCCCGTACTTCTGGGCTGTGCTCATGAGTAAG GAAATGTATGTCGCGTTGACTAATCTGTGCAAGAGTCTGGTGCAGATGGAGCCGCAGCTGCCGTATCTGAAGAAGAGAGACGTACAGAGGGGGACCCGCTGCTTGGCACGTTGTATCTTAACGGAAGGGGAGGAAGGGACTTGGAGCAG GTGCTGGGTGGTCGAAGTGGTCTCCAACCTGGCGGTAGTCTTCTTCCTGGATTACGGCCTGACGGATTTCGTGCCGGTGAAAACCCTGCGGCCTCTGGATGAAGCCCAGCACTGGACTACCCCTCCTCTGGCTCATCCCTTCTTGCTGGAAG GGCTGGACACCTCCGACTTAATGGGAACTGTAGTCAAAGGCCGAATCTGCGGCAGTTGCTCTAGAGAG CGGCACATCCTGAAATTCTGCGCGATCCTCCAGGAAGATTAG